One genomic segment of Mauremys mutica isolate MM-2020 ecotype Southern chromosome 10, ASM2049712v1, whole genome shotgun sequence includes these proteins:
- the MRAS gene encoding ras-related protein M-Ras, protein MATSAVPSENLPTYKLVVVGDGGVGKSALTIQFFQKIFVPDYDPTIEDSYLKHTEIDGQWAILDVLDTAGQEEFSAMREQYMRTGDGFLIVYSVTDKASFEHVDRFHQLILRVKDRESFPMILVANKVDLMHLRKITREQGREMATKHNIPYIETSAKDPPLNVDKAFHDLVRVIRQQIPEKSQKKKKTKWRGDRATGSHKLQCVIL, encoded by the exons ATGGCTACGAGTGCTGTTCCAAGTGAAAACCTGCCCACATATAAActggtggtggttggggatggTGGCGTGGGGAAGAGCGCTCTCACCATTCAGTTTTTCCAGAAGATTTTTGTGCCAGACTATGACCCAACCATTGAAGATTCCTACCTGAAACACACGGAAATAGATGGCCAGTGGGCAATTCTTGATG TTCTAGACACTGCAGGACAAGAGGAGTTCAGCGCTATGCGGGAGCAATACATGCGGACGGGGGACGGGTTCCTTATAGTCTATTCAGTCACGGACAAAGCCAGCTTTGAACACGTGGACAGGTTCCACCAACTGATTCTCCGAGTCAAAGACAG AGAGTCTTTTCCAATGATATTGGTGGCCAACAAAGTTGATCTAATGCATTTGCGGAAAATCACTCGGGAACaaggaagagaaatggcaactaAACATAAC ATCCCGTACATAGAAACTAGTGCGAAGGACCCACCTCTGAATGTTGATAAAGCCTTCCATGATCTTGTTAGAGTAATCAG GCAACAGATCCCAGAGAAAAgccagaagaagaagaagaccAAATGGCGAGGAGACAGAGCGACCGGCTCCCACAAACTGCAGTGTGTGATTTTGTGA